The DNA window GAAGAGCTGCCGCGTGATGGCACGACGTTCGATTGTCTCGCTCGCGCGACTGCTGTTGAAGGTCTGGAAAAGATCTCGGGCGATGCTCCGCAGTTCAACGAGTTCGGGATCTAGCGGATCGTACAAATGTCCGGCCAGCATTCTTTCTCGCTGCGAGTCCACTGGAGATGACTCCTGTCGTTGTCGTCTGAATCGGCTGCCTGCAGATCGGGATGCATACGGGGAGAAAACTCTCCTCGAGTCGGGAGCTCTCGACGCGTCTCACTGAATCCTGTCGGGAGTGTAGTTGAGATTTCTGAAGAATCGATACGAAATCGCGGATTTACGTGAGCGCCACCCAGGTCGATTGCGTCCTGAGTAACAGGGAGCCGTCTGCGCGACCGAAGATGGAGATCGTAAACGTTGATGTTCAAATCAACACTCGGTAGGATGTGCTCTTCCAACGCCCCTCTTTCTGGTGACGACATATGCATGGCAACTCTGCTGGGCAGCTCTCTGCCGACGATGTGCAACGGATTGATGAGCTTCGCTCTGTTCATACCCGTCTCGTAAGTGAACTTGGTCGAGTGATCGTCGGTCAGTCCGACGTGATCGACCAGCTGCTGATTTGCCTGTTCGCCCGAGGACACGGCTTGCTGATGGGGGTCCCCGGACTCGCCAAGACGCTGCTGGTCAGTAAGCTTGCTGAGACACTCTCGTTGAAGTTTCACCGGATTCAGTTTACGCCCGATCTGATGCCGATGGATATCACCGGCACCGATATTCTTCAGGAGACCGAAACCGGACGCAGGGAGTTTGAGTTCGTCTATGGTCCGGTCTTCGCGAACATCGTTCTGGCCGATGAGATCAATCGCGCCCCTCCGAAAACGCAAGCCGCCATGCTGGAGGCGATGCAGGAGTATCGGGTGACGGTTCTCGGCCGCAGCTACGATCTGGAACGCCCGTTTCTCGTGCTGGCCACCCAGAACCCGGTGGAACAGGAAGGAACTTATCCCCTGCCCGAGGCGCAGCTCGACCGTTTCATGTTCCTGATTCGGCTCGACTACCCCTCCGAAGAAGAAGAGATCCGTATTGCAAGCAGCACGACCGGCGAGGAGCTGCCGGAGCTTTCTCACGTGCTGCATGCCGAAGACATTATCGACTTCCAGAAGCTCGTGCGGCGGATTCCGGTGCCGGATCATATCTACAAGTTCGCCGTCCGACTGGTCCGGAAGACCCGTCCCGATGGGGAATCCACTTCGGAGTGGCTCAAGCCGCTGGTTGCCTGGGGAGCCGGGCCTCGAGCTGTGCAGAATTTGATTCTGGGCGGGAAGACGCGGGCGGCGTTGCATGGCCAGTACATGGTTCGTCAGGAAGATATTCACGCAGTTGCCGGACCCGTTCTGATCCACCGAATGATCACGACATTCGCTGCTCAAAGTGAAGGGATTGACGCCGGTCAGATTGTGCAGCGGTTGCTGGCCGAATCGTCTGAAGCGTAACTGTCCGGTTGCGTGCTGTAAGTAAGGAACCGTCATGATGAAGCAGCGGGACGCCGGGCGAGCATTCGTAGTCGTTTGCGTGCTGACTATGTTATTGAACGCTGCGAGTGCGCAGCCAGTTACGCGCGAAGAGTCTCCCGCGCGGCTGAAAGAAGCATTCGCCAGGACGGACACGAATCGTGACGAGCGTGTTTCAGAGGAAGAGTTTCTAAAACGACCAGGCGAAGCGAAGATGCATCGTCGCGACTTTCGTCTGTTCGATTTCGACGAAAGCGGCGACCTGACTCCGGATGAGTTTTCGTGCCTGCCGGGACTGGTGCATCCGTCCGAACGGGGGCCAGTTCCCGATCCTTTTGACGACATGCTCGATGTCGCGCTCGAAACGCTGGATGAACTTCTTGAAGGATGGGCGGACGAACCAGAACGGGAGATCTTCAACAACGGCTTCGTTTTTGGGTTTCTCAAATCGTTTTCTCCTGAAATGAGCTCGAGCGATACCGCCTCTCAGATGCGGATCGCTGATGCGAATCGCGACAACAAGCTGACATGGGACGAAGCCAAACGCTATGTAGAGATTCAGCTGGGCATCCGCTCCGAAGACGGCACGCTTCTGCGGGAATCGAGCGGGCGAGTGCTCGTCTACTCGCGGTTTGAAATCTTCGATGCCGACAAGAATGGCGGAGTGACTCTGGAGGAATTCCGGAAGCACCGCTCCGGCAGTAATGCCGAACCCGATTTCCAAAAAGGAGACCGGAATGGCGACGGTCAGATCTCGGTGGCCGAGTTCTCTCATCCCGAGTGGGTCGAGTTCTACGATCCAATCCTGACCTTTCGTCGGGGGGATACCGATTTCGACGGTTTGTTGTCGGAGTCCGAGCTGGAGAAGGTTACCGAGTCGTGGCGGCAGAAACTCGTCCCGTTCGCAATTCCGGCGTTTGACGACGATGGCGATGGCAAACTCTCGCTGCGGGAGTTTCGGCTCTCATTCATCGGGAACTATATGGCGGTCTGGGAGAGTCCGGTC is part of the Rubinisphaera margarita genome and encodes:
- a CDS encoding AAA family ATPase; this translates as MHGNSAGQLSADDVQRIDELRSVHTRLVSELGRVIVGQSDVIDQLLICLFARGHGLLMGVPGLAKTLLVSKLAETLSLKFHRIQFTPDLMPMDITGTDILQETETGRREFEFVYGPVFANIVLADEINRAPPKTQAAMLEAMQEYRVTVLGRSYDLERPFLVLATQNPVEQEGTYPLPEAQLDRFMFLIRLDYPSEEEEIRIASSTTGEELPELSHVLHAEDIIDFQKLVRRIPVPDHIYKFAVRLVRKTRPDGESTSEWLKPLVAWGAGPRAVQNLILGGKTRAALHGQYMVRQEDIHAVAGPVLIHRMITTFAAQSEGIDAGQIVQRLLAESSEA